One genomic segment of Virgibacillus doumboii includes these proteins:
- a CDS encoding aspartate kinase: protein MNVVKFGGSSVANGNQIKKIGAIIQGEPERKFVVVSAPGKRYKNDLKMTDLLIETGELAFQNKRYTEKLDLVLDRFSEIVKELNISTTILDDIKNSIQSIINSDDESRGLKMDALKSIGEDSCAKVVSEYLKTLGLNAHYVNPKDAGIIVSNEPGHAQILPDSFSKLYGLRQREGIIVIPGFFGFTKNNRLITFSRGGSDITGSLVAAGVKADLYENFTDVDSVYSVNPAIVENPREIKTLTYKEMRELSYAGFSVFHDEALIPAFQQKIPVCIKNTNNPKASGTMIVANKKPSKKCVVGIASDAGFSSLYVSKYLMNRELGFGRKLLQILEEESISFEHAPSGIDDMSVIIRDTQLTASKEEAIKNRIKKELQPDMIMFNRNLAMIMIVGEGIMSTVGIAQKATTALTDANVNIEMINQGSSDVSMMFGIQSEGLNRAIQSLYKVFFE, encoded by the coding sequence ATGAATGTAGTAAAATTCGGAGGAAGTTCTGTAGCGAACGGCAATCAAATCAAAAAAATCGGAGCAATTATTCAAGGTGAGCCAGAGAGAAAATTTGTAGTCGTTTCTGCTCCAGGTAAAAGATATAAAAATGATTTAAAAATGACAGATCTTCTAATTGAAACAGGTGAGCTTGCTTTTCAAAATAAACGTTATACAGAGAAATTGGATTTAGTATTGGATCGCTTCTCGGAAATTGTAAAGGAACTTAACATTTCAACGACTATCCTCGATGATATAAAGAACTCCATACAATCAATAATCAATAGTGATGATGAATCCAGGGGTTTAAAAATGGATGCATTAAAATCAATCGGCGAAGACAGCTGTGCAAAGGTTGTCAGTGAATATCTGAAGACATTAGGATTAAATGCACACTACGTAAACCCTAAGGATGCAGGAATCATTGTCAGCAATGAACCCGGCCATGCACAAATACTGCCTGACAGTTTTTCGAAACTTTACGGGCTTAGGCAACGAGAAGGGATAATTGTTATACCGGGATTTTTCGGTTTCACAAAGAATAACCGACTGATCACTTTTTCCAGAGGCGGATCTGATATTACCGGATCCCTGGTAGCAGCTGGTGTAAAAGCAGATTTATATGAGAATTTTACCGATGTCGATTCTGTTTATTCCGTTAACCCTGCAATTGTCGAGAATCCCAGAGAAATCAAAACATTAACTTATAAGGAAATGCGTGAATTGTCATATGCCGGATTTTCCGTATTCCATGATGAAGCGTTAATCCCTGCTTTTCAACAAAAAATACCGGTATGTATTAAAAATACGAACAACCCCAAAGCCTCTGGAACAATGATTGTTGCCAATAAGAAACCAAGTAAAAAATGTGTAGTTGGAATTGCAAGTGATGCGGGTTTTTCAAGTTTATATGTAAGTAAGTATTTAATGAACCGCGAGCTGGGGTTCGGACGGAAACTTCTGCAAATATTGGAGGAGGAATCCATTTCATTTGAACATGCTCCATCAGGAATCGATGACATGTCAGTAATAATTCGTGATACGCAACTAACTGCATCGAAGGAAGAAGCAATTAAAAACCGTATCAAAAAAGAGTTACAGCCCGACATGATAATGTTCAACCGGAATCTTGCAATGATAATGATTGTTGGTGAAGGTATAATGAGTACGGTTGGGATAGCACAAAAAGCAACGACTGCACTCACCGATGCAAATGTAAATATAGAAATGATAAACCAGGGGTCATCCGATGTATCAATGATGTTCGGTATCCAGTCGGAAGGATTGAATCGTGCAATACAATCCCTGTATAAAGTATTTTTTGAATAG
- a CDS encoding DUF2627 domain-containing protein, with translation MIRIVAVLILLIPGLVSAYGIKLMRDTLFDEYNPIFHHLGIQFALGFILFLGGIAFIGGFIVHRDRKRQQNRKKK, from the coding sequence ATGATTCGCATCGTAGCAGTATTAATATTACTTATACCCGGCCTTGTATCTGCATATGGGATTAAACTTATGCGTGACACGTTATTTGACGAATATAACCCGATATTTCATCACCTAGGAATTCAGTTTGCACTCGGCTTTATCTTGTTTTTAGGCGGAATTGCCTTTATCGGGGGTTTTATCGTCCATCGGGATCGCAAGCGCCAGCAAAACAGAAAAAAGAAGTAA
- a CDS encoding sigma 54-interacting transcriptional regulator: MKRVLIVGAGKGGSALLEILYNTDRMEIIGVVDTNRSAEGLKAAQNYGIPTDDNWENWIDNDVDIIIEATGDEKVLENLLERRNGKTVVIPGTVAYIISELFEEKESLLERLKLQTNNQELILSNIRDGMIVINNQEIVQFVNKSAARIVGIPEEKFMGHDIKNVIAGTRLPHVLRSRRREVNQKLVLENGKKVITTRIPIINAQDRLIGAFAVFKDITEVVNLAEENTDLKEIKTMLEAIIQSSDEAITVVDENGIGIMINPAYTRITGLKEADIVGKPATADISEGESMHMKVLQTRRGVRGVRMKVGPAKRDVLVNVAPVIVDGKIRGSVGVLHDVSEIQTLTSELKRARQIIRNLEAKYTFDDIIGPSAEMRIALEQAKVGAKTPATVLLRGESGTGKELFAHAIHNESDRKHNKFIRVNCAAIAESILESELFGYEEGAFSGAKRGGKKGLFEEANTGSIFLDEIGELSLHMQAKLLRVLQEHEIVRVGGTDPITIDVRVITATNVNLEKAIMNKTFREDLYYRLNRLPIYISSLKERGDDLPDLVHHLISKTNQDYGRNVKTIEQDAIEYLKSYHWPGNVRELENVIGRAMIYMDMNEEVIKREHIPNLIAAAKNQSLEDGFTSYESLQSAIDNYEKQYISKVYKDNDFNKTKTAKALNVSIRNLYYKLEKHKIEKNNMQNFS, translated from the coding sequence ATGAAACGGGTTCTAATAGTTGGTGCCGGTAAGGGCGGCAGTGCGTTGCTGGAAATATTGTATAATACAGACCGTATGGAAATTATTGGGGTGGTGGATACAAACAGATCTGCAGAAGGGTTAAAGGCAGCACAAAATTATGGGATTCCTACCGATGATAATTGGGAAAACTGGATTGATAACGATGTTGATATCATTATCGAGGCGACTGGTGATGAAAAAGTTCTGGAAAATTTACTGGAAAGAAGAAATGGTAAGACAGTAGTCATCCCTGGAACCGTTGCATACATAATTTCTGAGCTGTTTGAAGAAAAGGAATCTCTCCTGGAACGGTTAAAACTTCAGACGAATAACCAGGAACTGATTCTCAGCAACATCCGTGATGGTATGATAGTTATCAATAATCAGGAAATTGTTCAATTCGTGAATAAAAGTGCTGCCAGGATCGTCGGAATACCCGAGGAAAAATTCATGGGTCATGATATAAAAAACGTTATTGCCGGTACAAGGCTGCCGCACGTGTTACGAAGCAGAAGAAGAGAAGTAAATCAAAAGCTTGTATTGGAAAATGGCAAAAAAGTCATTACAACCCGAATTCCAATAATAAATGCACAGGACAGACTGATTGGCGCCTTTGCTGTATTTAAAGACATTACCGAAGTAGTGAACCTGGCTGAAGAGAATACTGACCTTAAAGAAATAAAAACGATGCTCGAGGCAATAATTCAGTCATCAGATGAAGCAATAACTGTGGTAGATGAAAATGGAATTGGCATTATGATAAATCCAGCATACACAAGGATAACCGGACTGAAAGAGGCAGATATTGTTGGTAAACCGGCGACTGCCGATATATCCGAAGGCGAAAGTATGCATATGAAGGTGCTGCAAACACGACGTGGTGTTCGAGGGGTTCGTATGAAGGTAGGACCGGCAAAAAGAGATGTACTGGTAAATGTTGCACCTGTAATTGTGGATGGAAAAATCAGAGGAAGTGTTGGTGTACTGCATGATGTTTCTGAAATACAGACGCTCACCAGTGAACTGAAGCGGGCACGTCAAATTATTCGGAATCTGGAGGCAAAGTATACGTTTGATGACATTATTGGGCCTTCAGCTGAAATGAGGATAGCTTTGGAGCAGGCTAAAGTAGGTGCGAAAACGCCTGCAACAGTTCTTTTAAGGGGAGAATCGGGAACAGGAAAAGAATTATTTGCCCATGCCATTCATAATGAAAGTGACCGTAAGCACAATAAATTTATCCGGGTTAATTGTGCTGCAATCGCAGAATCTATATTGGAAAGTGAATTATTCGGGTATGAGGAAGGTGCATTCTCGGGCGCAAAACGAGGTGGTAAAAAAGGGTTGTTTGAGGAAGCAAACACGGGAAGTATTTTTCTTGATGAAATTGGTGAGCTATCCCTTCATATGCAGGCAAAACTGCTGCGAGTGCTGCAGGAGCATGAGATAGTCCGTGTGGGTGGAACCGACCCGATCACAATAGATGTTCGCGTAATTACAGCAACAAATGTCAACCTTGAGAAAGCAATAATGAACAAAACATTTCGGGAAGATCTGTATTACCGTTTGAATCGCCTGCCGATATATATTTCTTCCCTTAAGGAACGAGGTGATGATTTGCCTGATCTGGTTCATCATCTTATATCCAAAACAAATCAGGATTATGGAAGAAATGTTAAAACAATTGAACAGGATGCGATTGAGTATTTAAAAAGCTATCATTGGCCGGGAAACGTCCGGGAGTTGGAAAATGTAATCGGACGAGCAATGATTTACATGGACATGAATGAAGAGGTAATTAAAAGAGAACATATCCCTAATCTTATTGCTGCCGCAAAAAATCAGAGCTTGGAAGACGGCTTTACATCATATGAAAGTTTACAAAGCGCAATTGATAATTATGAGAAACAATATATAAGCAAAGTTTATAAGGATAATGACTTTAACAAAACGAAAACCGCAAAAGCATTAAATGTGTCTATACGAAATTTGTATTATAAACTTGAAAAGCATAAAATTGAAAAAAATAACATGCAAAATTTTTCATAA
- the yqiS gene encoding phosphate butyryltransferase: protein MNTLQVLRDQAKAENNQIVSVANAADEGVLHAVKEAVEENLCSFLLFGNEQEITATAKSIDFDLNADEITVEHVESNYAAAAVKAVHENSAHILMKGNVSTKALLTAVLNKEYGLRSESVLSHVALFQIPNQDRLIFLTDAAMNLTPTLSEKVEIINNAVQVAEGININDPKVAVLAAVENVNPAMQATVDAATITQMQRRGQITGCLIDGPLAFDNAVSQKAAKQKNIHSEVAGNADILMVPTIESGNMLYKSFIYFANAKVAAVISGAKAPIVLTSRADSSENKLYSLSLALLSSKTF from the coding sequence ATGAATACACTACAGGTATTGCGAGATCAGGCAAAAGCAGAAAATAATCAAATTGTTTCAGTTGCCAATGCAGCAGACGAAGGGGTGCTTCATGCAGTTAAAGAGGCAGTTGAGGAAAATTTATGTTCTTTCCTGTTGTTTGGAAATGAACAGGAAATAACAGCAACTGCCAAATCAATCGATTTTGACTTAAATGCAGACGAAATAACTGTGGAACATGTCGAGAGTAATTATGCAGCAGCGGCAGTAAAAGCCGTCCATGAAAATAGTGCGCATATACTTATGAAAGGAAATGTTTCAACAAAAGCTCTCTTAACAGCCGTATTGAATAAGGAATATGGCTTGCGTTCAGAAAGCGTACTGTCGCATGTTGCATTATTCCAAATACCGAATCAGGATCGGCTTATTTTTTTAACGGATGCTGCAATGAATCTGACACCAACATTAAGTGAAAAGGTGGAAATAATAAATAATGCTGTACAAGTTGCTGAAGGGATAAATATCAACGATCCAAAGGTAGCTGTTTTGGCAGCAGTTGAGAATGTCAACCCTGCTATGCAGGCAACCGTTGATGCTGCAACAATCACACAAATGCAGAGAAGAGGTCAAATCACAGGTTGTTTAATTGATGGACCACTGGCATTTGATAATGCAGTATCACAAAAAGCTGCCAAACAAAAAAATATCCATTCTGAGGTAGCAGGGAATGCGGATATTTTAATGGTGCCAACTATTGAGTCGGGCAACATGCTGTATAAATCTTTTATTTATTTTGCCAATGCAAAAGTTGCCGCCGTTATCAGTGGAGCAAAAGCACCTATTGTGTTAACTTCCCGTGCAGACTCAAGTGAGAATAAATTATATTCTTTATCGCTTGCATTATTATCATCCAAAACTTTTTAG
- the bcd gene encoding branched-chain amino acid dehydrogenase: MEIFSYMEKYDYEQLVFCQDKNSGLKAIIAIHDTTLGPALGGTRMWTYDSEEDAIEDALRLAKGMTYKNAAAGLNLGGGKTVIIGDPKKDKNPEMFRAFGRYIQSLNGRYITAEDVGTTVEDMDLIHMETDFVTGISPESGSSGNPSPVTAYGIYIGMKAATMEAYGNDSLEGKTVAVQGVGNVAYKLCEHLHEEGANLIVTDINQDAVKRAVDAFGAEAVGPDDIYSVDCDIYAPCALGATINDDTIPQLKAKVIAGSANNQLKSSKHGDIIHEKGIVYAPDYVINSGGVINVADELNGYNEKRAMKKVETIYDNLIKVFDISRRDNIPAYVAADRMAEERINSLKTSRNQFLLNGHHILSRR, translated from the coding sequence ATGGAAATTTTTAGTTATATGGAAAAATATGATTATGAGCAATTAGTGTTTTGTCAGGATAAAAATTCAGGATTAAAAGCAATTATCGCAATTCATGATACAACCCTCGGACCAGCACTAGGCGGAACAAGAATGTGGACATATGACTCGGAAGAAGATGCTATTGAAGATGCTTTACGCCTTGCTAAGGGCATGACATATAAAAATGCAGCCGCAGGATTAAACCTTGGTGGCGGTAAAACAGTTATTATCGGTGACCCTAAAAAAGATAAAAATCCGGAAATGTTCCGTGCATTTGGCCGGTATATTCAGAGCCTTAATGGTCGGTATATTACCGCAGAGGATGTAGGCACAACGGTTGAAGATATGGATCTGATTCACATGGAAACAGACTTTGTTACGGGGATATCTCCTGAGTCCGGTTCATCCGGCAATCCGTCACCAGTGACAGCGTATGGTATTTACATTGGAATGAAGGCTGCAACAATGGAGGCATATGGTAATGACTCACTGGAGGGCAAGACCGTCGCAGTTCAGGGTGTCGGCAATGTGGCTTATAAACTGTGTGAACATTTACATGAAGAGGGAGCTAATTTAATTGTTACGGACATTAATCAGGATGCGGTGAAGCGTGCGGTAGATGCCTTTGGAGCAGAAGCAGTCGGTCCAGATGACATATATAGTGTGGATTGTGACATATATGCACCTTGTGCGCTCGGGGCAACCATTAATGATGATACAATACCGCAACTGAAAGCAAAAGTTATTGCCGGTTCAGCAAACAATCAGCTCAAGTCTTCAAAACACGGTGATATTATCCATGAAAAAGGAATCGTCTACGCACCTGACTATGTGATTAATTCTGGTGGAGTTATTAATGTTGCTGATGAATTGAATGGATACAATGAGAAACGGGCAATGAAAAAGGTTGAAACCATTTATGATAACTTAATCAAAGTTTTCGATATTTCAAGACGCGATAACATTCCTGCATACGTCGCTGCAGACCGCATGGCTGAGGAGCGGATTAATTCATTGAAAACATCACGCAACCAATTTTTACTTAATGGGCACCATATTCTGAGCAGACGCTAA
- the buk gene encoding butyrate kinase, with translation MSHQLFRILVINPGSTSTKIGVFDNDNCVFEKTIRHNADEIGHFGRIIDQYDFRKRVILEQLDYEGINISKLNAVVGRGGLLRPIEGGTYEVNESMLEDLRMGYNGEHASNLGGIIANEIANGLNIPSFIVDPVVVDELHETARVSGVPEIPRKSIFHALNQKAVARRAALDMGKSYNNANLIVTHMGGGITIGAHKGGKVIDVNNGLHGDGPFSPERAGTVPAGDLVSMCFSGQFYRDEVMKKLVGNGGLTAYLKTNNAVEVENQIERGDAYASFIYDAMAYQIAKEIGSMSIVLEGNVDAIVLTGGLAYGKSFVEMISDRVNWIADIITYPGENELQALNEGTLRVLREEEAAKIYPDN, from the coding sequence ATGTCACATCAGCTATTTAGAATATTAGTTATCAACCCTGGATCAACATCAACGAAAATTGGCGTATTCGATAATGATAATTGTGTTTTTGAAAAAACGATTCGTCATAATGCTGATGAAATTGGGCATTTTGGTCGTATCATTGATCAATATGATTTTCGTAAGAGAGTAATATTGGAACAGCTTGATTATGAAGGGATAAATATTTCAAAATTGAATGCTGTTGTTGGCCGCGGCGGCCTCCTGCGCCCGATTGAAGGCGGGACTTACGAAGTTAATGAGTCAATGCTTGAAGATTTGCGAATGGGCTATAATGGTGAGCATGCTTCCAACCTTGGAGGCATCATTGCGAATGAAATTGCAAATGGGCTGAATATCCCTTCATTTATTGTCGATCCTGTTGTAGTTGACGAGCTCCATGAAACAGCAAGGGTATCCGGTGTTCCTGAAATCCCCAGAAAAAGTATTTTTCATGCTTTGAATCAAAAAGCTGTGGCAAGGAGGGCAGCACTGGATATGGGAAAATCCTATAACAATGCGAACTTGATTGTTACACACATGGGTGGCGGAATCACAATTGGTGCCCACAAAGGCGGGAAAGTAATTGATGTGAACAATGGGCTGCATGGGGATGGACCATTTTCTCCTGAACGAGCAGGAACTGTACCGGCCGGTGATCTGGTCTCCATGTGTTTCTCAGGACAATTTTATCGGGATGAAGTAATGAAAAAGTTAGTTGGTAATGGCGGATTGACAGCTTATTTAAAAACAAATAATGCTGTCGAAGTGGAGAATCAGATTGAACGTGGTGATGCGTACGCTTCCTTTATATACGATGCCATGGCATACCAGATTGCTAAAGAAATTGGATCTATGAGTATTGTACTCGAAGGGAATGTCGATGCAATTGTTTTAACGGGTGGTCTTGCATATGGTAAGTCGTTTGTTGAAATGATATCGGACCGTGTAAATTGGATTGCAGATATAATTACTTATCCGGGAGAAAATGAGTTACAAGCCCTTAACGAAGGTACTTTACGGGTGCTTAGAGAAGAAGAAGCGGCTAAAATATATCCTGATAACTAG
- the lpdA gene encoding dihydrolipoyl dehydrogenase, producing MAKDYDLVVLGGGTGGYVAAIRASQLGMQVAVVESADLGGTCLHRGCIPSKALLRSAEVYKQTKEASSYGVETKDTTLNFIKVQERKNGIVKQLHQGVQGLMKKGKIDVYEGYGRILGPSIFSPMPGTISIEYENGDENTMIVPKNVLVATGSKPKSLPGLEIDGVYVMTSDEALQMETLPSSIIVVGGGVIGIEWASMLADFGVKVTVIEYLDQILPTEDEAIAKEAEKLLKKKGITFVKGAKVLSDTLNKDNGVTINAEINGETEIFNADKMLVSVGREANTTNIGLENTDIVVEKGVIQTNKHYQTKETHIYAIGDVIGGMQLAHVASHEGIVAVEHMADKEPLPIDYDHVPTCIYSNPEIASVGLTEKQAKEQGLEIKVGKFPFKAIGKALVHGDSEGFVKIIADKNNEDLLGVHMIGPHVTDMISEAGLAKVLDAAAWEVADSIHPHPTLSEVMGEAALAVDGKQIHG from the coding sequence ATGGCAAAAGATTACGATCTTGTTGTTCTGGGAGGAGGAACAGGAGGCTATGTTGCTGCAATTCGGGCGTCACAGCTGGGAATGCAGGTTGCCGTTGTGGAAAGTGCTGACCTTGGCGGAACATGTCTGCACCGTGGCTGTATCCCGTCAAAGGCACTATTGAGGAGTGCAGAAGTATATAAACAAACAAAAGAAGCCAGTAGTTATGGTGTGGAAACGAAGGATACTACATTAAATTTCATAAAAGTTCAGGAACGAAAAAACGGTATCGTTAAACAACTTCACCAAGGTGTTCAGGGCCTAATGAAAAAAGGAAAGATTGATGTGTATGAAGGGTATGGACGAATCCTTGGTCCAAGTATTTTCTCACCAATGCCAGGTACAATTTCAATTGAATATGAAAATGGCGATGAAAATACGATGATCGTACCTAAAAATGTTTTGGTTGCAACGGGTTCCAAGCCAAAATCTCTTCCTGGTCTGGAAATTGATGGTGTTTATGTAATGACTTCCGACGAAGCTTTACAAATGGAAACGCTACCTTCCTCCATAATAGTAGTTGGAGGTGGCGTTATCGGGATTGAGTGGGCATCGATGTTAGCTGATTTTGGAGTTAAAGTTACGGTTATTGAATATCTTGATCAGATCCTGCCGACAGAAGATGAAGCAATTGCCAAAGAAGCCGAAAAACTGTTGAAAAAGAAAGGGATTACGTTTGTCAAGGGTGCAAAAGTATTGTCTGACACACTTAATAAGGATAACGGCGTAACAATTAATGCTGAAATAAATGGAGAAACTGAAATCTTTAATGCCGATAAAATGCTTGTATCTGTCGGACGGGAAGCAAATACAACCAATATCGGACTTGAGAACACAGATATTGTAGTTGAAAAGGGCGTTATTCAAACGAATAAACATTATCAAACGAAAGAAACACATATTTATGCTATCGGCGACGTCATTGGCGGCATGCAACTGGCCCATGTTGCCTCACATGAAGGAATTGTTGCTGTTGAACACATGGCTGATAAGGAACCATTGCCAATCGATTATGATCATGTTCCAACATGTATTTATTCGAATCCGGAAATTGCCAGTGTTGGACTGACTGAAAAACAGGCAAAAGAGCAAGGGTTGGAAATTAAGGTTGGGAAGTTTCCATTCAAGGCAATTGGAAAGGCGCTTGTTCATGGTGATTCTGAAGGATTTGTTAAAATAATTGCCGATAAAAACAACGAAGATTTACTGGGGGTTCATATGATAGGCCCGCATGTAACAGATATGATTTCAGAAGCGGGACTTGCTAAAGTACTTGATGCAGCAGCATGGGAAGTGGCAGACAGTATTCACCCGCACCCGACACTTTCAGAAGTAATGGGTGAAGCGGCATTAGCTGTAGATGGAAAACAAATACACGGATAA
- a CDS encoding thiamine pyrophosphate-dependent dehydrogenase E1 component subunit alpha — MAKNRHESLGLTDEQAIEMYKTMLLARKLDERMWLLNRAGKIPFVISCQGQEAAQVGASFALNREEDYVAPYYRDMGVVLAFGMTPKELMLSAFAKAEDPNSGGRQMPSHFGQKKNRILSQSSPVTTQLPHAVGVALAAKMEKKNLVSLVTLGEGSSNQGDFHEGLNFAGVHNLPVITMVENNKYAISVPLEKQIAGENVSDRSEGYGMPGYTIDGNDPLAVYEAVKEARDRAASGEGPTLIEAVSYRFTAHSSDDDDRQYRESSEVEEAKKKDSIITFAAYLKEAGILTDEMDKEINGEIGEIVNEATDYAENAPYAEAESALKYVYEE, encoded by the coding sequence ATGGCAAAAAATCGCCATGAATCGTTAGGATTAACGGATGAACAGGCAATTGAAATGTATAAAACGATGCTTTTAGCCCGGAAATTGGATGAAAGAATGTGGCTTCTTAACCGTGCTGGAAAAATTCCTTTTGTTATTTCCTGTCAAGGGCAGGAGGCTGCACAAGTGGGAGCATCATTTGCACTTAACCGCGAGGAAGATTATGTCGCGCCATATTACCGGGATATGGGAGTGGTGCTTGCATTTGGTATGACTCCAAAAGAGCTGATGCTTTCAGCTTTCGCAAAAGCAGAAGATCCAAATTCAGGTGGTCGGCAAATGCCGAGTCATTTCGGCCAAAAGAAAAATCGGATTTTGAGTCAGTCTTCACCAGTGACAACACAGCTTCCACATGCTGTTGGTGTAGCATTGGCTGCCAAAATGGAAAAGAAAAACCTTGTGTCGCTCGTTACCTTAGGGGAAGGCTCATCCAATCAGGGTGATTTTCATGAAGGGTTAAATTTTGCAGGTGTTCATAACTTACCCGTAATTACAATGGTGGAAAATAATAAATATGCCATTTCTGTTCCACTGGAAAAACAAATTGCCGGTGAAAATGTGTCCGACCGTTCCGAGGGATATGGCATGCCAGGTTATACAATAGATGGAAATGATCCGTTAGCTGTTTATGAGGCTGTTAAAGAAGCGAGAGACCGCGCAGCAAGTGGTGAGGGTCCAACATTGATTGAAGCAGTATCATATCGTTTCACTGCACACTCAAGTGATGATGACGACCGGCAATATCGTGAAAGCTCGGAAGTTGAGGAAGCAAAGAAAAAAGATTCAATTATTACCTTTGCCGCATATTTAAAAGAGGCTGGAATTCTTACAGATGAAATGGATAAAGAAATAAATGGTGAAATTGGTGAGATTGTTAATGAAGCAACAGACTACGCGGAAAACGCGCCATACGCAGAAGCTGAATCTGCCTTAAAATATGTATATGAAGAGTAG
- a CDS encoding alpha-ketoacid dehydrogenase subunit beta yields MPVMSYIQAVTAALKEEMQRDEKVFILGEDVGKKGGVFGATKGLYDEFGEYRVLDTPLAESAIAGVGIGAAMYGMRPVAEMQFADFIMPAVNQIISEAAKMRYRSNNDWNVPMTIRAPYGGGVHGALYHSQSVEAVFANQPGLKIVMPSTPYDAKGLLKASIRDNDPVLFFEHKRAYRLLKGDVPEDDYVLPIGKADVKREGSDVTVITYGLAVHFAQQAAEKLEEEGIDTHILDLRTVYPLDKEAIIEAAKKTGKVLLITEDNKEGSIIGEVAAIIAENCLFDLDSPVQRLAGPDIPAMPFAPTMEKYFMINPDKVEKAIRDLAEF; encoded by the coding sequence ATGCCAGTTATGTCATATATTCAAGCAGTTACAGCTGCATTAAAAGAAGAAATGCAACGTGATGAAAAAGTATTTATTTTAGGGGAAGATGTTGGAAAAAAAGGTGGCGTATTCGGTGCTACCAAAGGATTATATGATGAATTCGGTGAATATCGGGTACTTGATACACCGCTCGCGGAATCTGCTATTGCAGGTGTAGGAATTGGTGCTGCCATGTATGGTATGCGCCCCGTTGCTGAAATGCAATTTGCAGATTTTATTATGCCTGCCGTTAACCAAATTATTTCGGAAGCAGCAAAAATGCGTTACCGTTCAAATAATGACTGGAATGTTCCTATGACAATCCGCGCACCATACGGCGGTGGTGTTCATGGTGCTTTATATCATTCACAATCGGTTGAAGCAGTATTTGCAAATCAGCCCGGCCTGAAGATTGTCATGCCATCAACACCTTATGATGCCAAAGGGTTACTGAAGGCATCTATTCGTGATAATGATCCGGTATTATTTTTTGAACATAAACGTGCATACCGTTTGTTAAAAGGTGATGTACCTGAAGATGATTATGTTCTGCCAATTGGTAAGGCAGACGTAAAAAGAGAAGGGTCAGATGTGACGGTTATTACTTACGGGTTGGCTGTTCATTTTGCACAGCAGGCAGCTGAAAAGCTTGAGGAAGAGGGAATTGACACACATATTCTCGACCTTAGAACAGTATACCCGCTAGACAAGGAAGCAATAATTGAAGCTGCCAAAAAGACTGGAAAAGTATTATTAATCACAGAGGATAACAAAGAAGGCAGCATTATTGGCGAAGTTGCAGCGATTATTGCAGAAAATTGCCTGTTCGATCTGGATTCCCCTGTACAACGGCTGGCAGGACCTGATATCCCGGCAATGCCGTTTGCACCAACAATGGAAAAATACTTTATGATAAATCCGGATAAAGTGGAAAAAGCAATTCGTGATTTAGCAGAATTCTAA